A section of the Marinoscillum sp. 108 genome encodes:
- a CDS encoding cellulase family glycosylhydrolase: protein MRKSSSVLKPLRASEMHDPNKVARVNLSRHLPVSLICLIILLCSQLEVLADRGRPHINSDSGFNRLLTDKNTPLRGVSLSWDGGDNATHTGAAVMPTQSQLNALSTVYGLNSLHVYLEMDCPIGGHNHVVGQNAAICDQLVEMTAQANLYLIITIGCGNNNGQIASMAWAQQFWNFYAPRYKDRTHVIYETHNEPGPYNPAAWSTSDWENQVVLYNTIRSKAPDTHIMTCSFMSFNSGREALDGIGYMRWRGVDFSNASVAFHGYETMASVDACISEFKYDTGGGMTPALICTEFDPGTSYSGFNNMIESHQLGWLEFTFLGASDGDLQWFKGAMDDNNVVWTPDYGNWPTASAGGPIGQTIGIRGSNGLYVSSENGLSPMNCDRQSPQEWEQFTVVDAGNGLIALRGNNGRYVSSENGQSGILCNRLSIGDWEAFSWVDFGNGSFGLQGNNGRFVSSENGNSEMMCNRISADIWEKFTWEVASGARVTTGEIVKLQTDAEVKIYPNPAVESFTIDAVDFDQVKVVDLSGRTVYSSLLETGQLKVSSLSSGAYVVILSSPEQTISKKLVIK, encoded by the coding sequence ATGAGAAAATCTTCTTCAGTTTTGAAACCCCTCAGGGCATCTGAAATGCATGACCCAAACAAGGTAGCCCGGGTAAACTTATCCAGACACTTACCAGTCAGCCTTATTTGTCTGATAATTCTCTTGTGCTCACAGTTAGAAGTACTTGCTGACCGAGGCAGGCCACATATCAATAGCGACAGTGGCTTCAACCGTTTACTGACCGACAAAAACACTCCGCTTCGTGGAGTAAGTTTGTCTTGGGATGGCGGAGACAATGCAACTCATACCGGCGCGGCTGTTATGCCAACTCAGAGTCAACTCAATGCTCTTTCTACGGTTTACGGACTCAACAGTCTTCATGTGTACCTTGAAATGGATTGCCCGATAGGTGGTCATAATCACGTAGTAGGCCAAAATGCTGCAATTTGCGACCAGTTGGTAGAAATGACAGCCCAAGCTAATCTTTATCTTATTATCACCATTGGATGCGGGAATAACAATGGGCAAATTGCCAGTATGGCATGGGCTCAACAGTTCTGGAATTTCTATGCACCACGGTATAAGGATCGCACCCATGTTATATATGAAACACATAACGAACCGGGTCCTTATAACCCTGCTGCTTGGTCAACTTCCGATTGGGAAAATCAAGTCGTACTTTACAATACGATAAGGTCTAAAGCACCTGATACTCATATTATGACTTGTTCATTTATGTCTTTCAATTCTGGTCGTGAAGCACTGGACGGAATTGGTTACATGCGCTGGAGAGGTGTTGACTTTAGCAATGCTTCAGTTGCCTTTCACGGATATGAAACCATGGCTTCTGTAGATGCGTGTATTTCAGAATTCAAATATGATACAGGTGGTGGCATGACACCAGCTTTGATTTGCACGGAGTTTGACCCAGGTACTTCTTATAGTGGTTTCAACAACATGATAGAAAGTCATCAGTTGGGATGGCTTGAATTTACATTTCTCGGAGCGAGTGATGGTGATCTGCAATGGTTCAAAGGTGCTATGGATGACAATAATGTCGTCTGGACCCCTGATTATGGCAATTGGCCCACAGCCAGTGCCGGAGGTCCCATCGGGCAGACAATTGGGATTAGGGGGAGTAACGGACTATACGTAAGCTCAGAAAACGGCTTATCACCCATGAATTGCGATCGTCAGTCCCCGCAGGAATGGGAACAGTTCACCGTAGTGGATGCCGGCAATGGGCTTATCGCCCTTCGTGGGAATAATGGCCGGTACGTTTCTTCAGAAAATGGACAATCAGGCATCCTATGCAACCGACTGTCTATTGGTGATTGGGAAGCTTTTTCCTGGGTCGATTTTGGGAATGGCTCTTTTGGATTACAAGGCAACAACGGTCGATTCGTCTCCTCAGAAAACGGAAATTCCGAAATGATGTGCAATAGGATTAGTGCCGATATCTGGGAGAAATTTACCTGGGAGGTAGCCTCAGGCGCCAGAGTGACCACAGGTGAAATCGTGAAACTGCAAACTGATGCTGAGGTTAAAATCTACCCAAACCCTGCAGTCGAATCTTTCACTATCGACGCAGTGGACTTTGATCAGGTAAAAGTAGTAGACTTAAGTGGTCGCACAGTCTATTCATCGCTCTTAGAAACCGGACAGCTCAAAGTGTCAAGCTTAAGTTCAGGTGCGTATGTGGTGATACTATCAAGTCCAGAACAAACCATATCTAAAAAGTTGGTTATTAAGTAG
- a CDS encoding two-component regulator propeller domain-containing protein, giving the protein MKQIVQKCILVFCFLNQPAYSQDKKLIFNHISLDEGLPNVPINCITQDSYGYIWLGTTEGLFMYNGYHFTRYTYNDSTSISGNYINAIIEDADKDILIGTNGRGFCIYNRESEQFEGFSHRDDVPGSIINNTVKSIFQDSKGNIWIGTLGGGVDIFDKEKKIFRHLTTPGSTYSERHVSSFAEDNSGKIWVGHYEGDLCYYPSAQSELVCMTDSLEEKVNIDGYLKYLYVDSNNELWIGSISSGLYRYNIDTKQVRHYIQGDATGDLTSNIVTAIQELSPGILAIGTDGGGLELLHTDSETFEHYQHNPGNKNGISSNAIHSVYIDNDKNLWLGTFREGLNLASKNIEKFVAHSVRTDANDGLSQKSVLALLEVDNETLLIGTDGGGLNIYNRPHQSFLHLKHSQDNKKSIGGNVVKALFKDSKGYIWVGTYGNGIDRYDLQSNSFEHNAEIPGIPEDIKDANIWNITEDHNQNIWMGTLGGGLFRYNLNTKQFRRYIHDPEDPASISHFQVMCTLVDHQGRVWIGTEDAGLDRYDPQCDCFEHFSNRPDDPGSIPSNFIRTLFEDSKGQLCIGTEGNGLVILKNNGTFARYDGVSGFASNTVYSVLEDDQYQLWLGTTKGLTKLNTVNGTIKNYSTNNNLQGDLFNMSSCLRTSDGTLFFGGINGFNEIHPTQFELNNTEPHLEITNLRILNKSVKVGEKINDRIVLKKSLALTSELDLTFKDKTVSLEFAAIDYTNPRMIRYKYMLEGFDDEWNLVNSEKRFATYTNLPSGEYQFMLLAAGPDGIWSDNVRTLTIRVAPPFWNTLWFRCLIFIALAIMVTAWYRTRVIKRERILKQERLAAEKEIIKLQNENLEATLVNQNSKLTTSILHIAHKNKVLRNIKEELENVTNTNSTPVKNQYLRLVRSVDREIADDENWQQFEIHFNETHHQFIQRLHEKHAGLTKSHLQMCLFIRLNIQTKEIANILNISVRGVEKSRYRLRKKLGLSSSESITDYLLTL; this is encoded by the coding sequence ATGAAGCAAATCGTCCAAAAATGTATTCTTGTTTTCTGCTTTTTGAATCAACCAGCGTATTCGCAAGATAAAAAGCTGATATTCAATCATATATCACTGGATGAAGGATTGCCAAATGTCCCGATTAATTGTATTACCCAGGATAGCTATGGCTACATATGGCTGGGAACTACCGAGGGCCTATTTATGTATAACGGCTATCACTTCACCAGATATACATATAATGACTCCACAAGTATTTCTGGCAATTATATCAATGCCATCATTGAAGATGCTGACAAGGATATACTCATTGGTACAAATGGACGTGGGTTCTGTATTTACAATAGAGAAAGCGAACAGTTTGAAGGTTTCTCTCACCGTGATGATGTACCTGGAAGCATTATTAATAACACCGTCAAGAGTATTTTTCAGGATTCGAAAGGAAATATCTGGATAGGTACACTTGGGGGCGGGGTAGACATCTTTGATAAGGAGAAAAAGATCTTTCGGCATTTAACGACACCTGGCAGCACCTACAGTGAACGACACGTCTCCTCTTTTGCCGAAGACAACTCTGGAAAAATATGGGTTGGACACTATGAAGGAGATTTGTGCTATTATCCATCTGCACAGAGCGAACTGGTATGTATGACTGATTCCCTGGAGGAAAAGGTAAACATAGACGGATATTTAAAGTACCTGTATGTGGATTCCAACAACGAGCTATGGATTGGTAGTATTAGTTCGGGTCTCTATAGGTATAACATTGACACAAAACAAGTCAGACACTATATTCAGGGCGATGCGACTGGTGATCTCACAAGCAATATCGTAACTGCCATTCAGGAGCTATCACCTGGTATTTTAGCCATTGGCACTGATGGTGGCGGGTTGGAATTACTCCATACGGATTCAGAAACATTTGAACATTATCAACACAACCCAGGTAATAAAAACGGAATCAGCAGCAATGCCATACACTCGGTTTACATAGATAATGACAAAAATCTCTGGCTGGGAACATTCCGAGAAGGACTGAACCTGGCATCTAAAAATATTGAGAAATTTGTAGCCCATTCAGTACGAACAGATGCAAATGATGGCTTGAGTCAGAAGTCTGTGCTTGCATTGCTGGAAGTGGATAATGAAACCCTTCTGATCGGAACAGATGGTGGCGGCCTGAATATTTACAATAGGCCCCATCAATCCTTTTTGCACCTCAAACACTCACAGGATAATAAAAAGAGTATAGGTGGAAATGTCGTGAAAGCCTTATTTAAAGATTCGAAAGGCTACATATGGGTAGGCACCTATGGCAACGGAATCGATCGATACGACCTACAATCCAATTCATTCGAGCATAATGCCGAAATACCCGGTATACCAGAAGATATAAAAGATGCCAACATCTGGAACATCACAGAGGATCATAATCAAAATATTTGGATGGGCACATTGGGTGGTGGACTTTTTAGGTATAACCTAAATACGAAACAATTCAGACGGTATATTCACGACCCTGAAGACCCGGCGAGTATTTCGCACTTTCAGGTGATGTGCACCTTAGTCGATCACCAAGGCAGGGTATGGATTGGCACAGAAGATGCCGGGCTTGACCGATATGATCCTCAATGTGACTGCTTTGAACATTTCAGCAACCGCCCGGATGACCCTGGCAGTATCCCCAGTAATTTCATTCGGACACTTTTTGAGGATTCCAAAGGCCAGTTATGTATTGGCACGGAAGGAAATGGCCTGGTTATTCTAAAGAACAATGGCACATTTGCCAGATACGATGGAGTATCAGGATTTGCTTCCAACACCGTTTATTCCGTTCTGGAGGATGACCAATACCAATTGTGGCTAGGCACGACGAAGGGGTTAACCAAGCTCAATACTGTTAATGGTACTATTAAAAACTACAGTACCAACAACAACCTTCAGGGCGATTTATTCAACATGAGTTCGTGCCTTCGAACAAGCGATGGCACCTTGTTTTTTGGGGGGATCAACGGGTTCAATGAAATCCATCCAACCCAATTTGAACTGAACAACACTGAGCCCCACCTGGAGATTACAAACCTCCGGATTCTCAATAAGTCAGTCAAAGTGGGGGAGAAGATCAATGATCGAATAGTATTGAAAAAATCTTTAGCCCTCACCTCAGAATTGGATCTGACCTTCAAAGATAAGACGGTATCCCTTGAGTTTGCCGCCATAGACTACACCAACCCCCGGATGATCAGGTATAAATACATGCTCGAAGGATTCGATGATGAATGGAATCTTGTCAATTCGGAGAAACGATTCGCCACATATACCAATTTGCCAAGTGGGGAGTATCAATTTATGTTGCTGGCCGCCGGCCCTGATGGTATCTGGTCTGACAATGTACGCACCCTTACTATCCGTGTAGCTCCACCATTCTGGAATACTCTGTGGTTTCGATGTTTGATCTTCATCGCTTTAGCCATAATGGTTACCGCCTGGTATCGGACCAGAGTGATTAAACGAGAGCGCATATTAAAACAAGAGCGACTGGCTGCTGAGAAGGAAATCATCAAACTGCAAAATGAAAATCTGGAAGCCACCTTAGTCAATCAAAACTCCAAACTTACGACCTCCATTCTGCACATTGCCCACAAAAACAAGGTGTTACGGAACATCAAGGAGGAATTAGAAAATGTGACAAATACCAATTCGACGCCTGTTAAAAACCAATACTTAAGATTGGTCAGATCAGTGGATAGGGAAATTGCCGATGATGAAAACTGGCAACAATTTGAAATTCATTTCAACGAAACACATCACCAATTCATTCAGCGTTTACACGAGAAGCATGCTGGCTTAACCAAATCGCACCTGCAAATGTGCCTCTTTATTCGGCTGAATATTCAGACCAAAGAGATTGCAAACATTCTTAACATCTCAGTACGTGGAGTGGAGAAAAGTCGCTACCGCCTGCGCAAAAAGCTAGGCTTATCTTCAAGTGAGAGTATTACAGATTACCTCCTTACCTTATAA
- a CDS encoding NAD(P)H-dependent oxidoreductase: MSKILVLFAHPKFERSRVNKLLVEKIRKRSSVTFHDLYERYPDFNIDVVFEKELLAKHDIIIWHHPFYWYSCPPLMKQWIDVVLEFKWAYGPEGNALKGKQALNVLTLGGSREVYCAEGRNHFTVNEFLRPFEQTARLCGMDYLPPFAVLGTHRLSDNDLAKYAAQYDALITLLLQGVTPREVGKCDYFNDVEELKNLM; encoded by the coding sequence ATGTCTAAAATACTCGTCTTGTTTGCTCACCCCAAATTTGAAAGATCCCGAGTCAATAAATTGCTGGTAGAGAAAATAAGGAAGCGATCCAGTGTCACGTTCCACGACCTGTATGAGCGTTATCCCGATTTTAACATTGATGTAGTATTCGAAAAGGAGCTATTGGCCAAGCATGACATCATCATTTGGCATCACCCCTTCTATTGGTACAGCTGTCCCCCACTCATGAAGCAGTGGATCGATGTGGTTCTGGAGTTTAAGTGGGCTTATGGACCTGAGGGGAATGCCCTTAAAGGTAAGCAAGCACTCAACGTCCTTACTCTGGGTGGATCCAGAGAAGTCTATTGTGCGGAAGGACGCAATCACTTTACGGTCAATGAATTTTTAAGGCCTTTTGAGCAGACCGCCAGGCTATGTGGGATGGATTATCTCCCTCCCTTTGCGGTCCTGGGTACGCATCGGCTGTCGGACAATGACCTGGCGAAGTACGCCGCCCAGTACGATGCGCTGATAACCTTACTCCTGCAAGGGGTGACTCCCAGGGAGGTGGGTAAATGTGACTATTTCAATGATGTGGAGGAACTCAAAAACCTAATGTGA
- a CDS encoding monovalent cation:proton antiporter-2 (CPA2) family protein, whose product MSGSILFQAIIFLAGAIICVPIAKRFGLSSVLGYLLAGILIGPYVLGFVGEEGEDILHFAEFGVVIMLFLIGLEIEPKSFWKMRKTIVGMGGSQMAITLLLFYLAFLTMGFSWQVSLVISMAVVLSSTAIVLQTIKEKGLMDTSFGSSAFSVLLFQDIIVIPMLAIIPLLTNSAPTEVAGGHEGESHTYILENLPLGIQTLGVFLSVVLVVVAGRYLIVPVLRLVATTRLRELLTASALLIVLGLAFTMELVGLSPALGAFLGGVVLATSEFKHELESDLEPFKGLLLGLFFMAVGASINFIVIGDNPLMISGLVFGVIVLKAIVLFLVGTFFKMKMDQKLLLSIGLAQIGEFAFVLLSFAFQLNILDRVDLDMMLVVTALSMTLAPILGIVNERFILPKVGTRQSEPRKMDHIAKTHKIILIGFGHFGSTIGRFLRSYGIEATILDHDSNRVDILRKMGFEVYYGDATRIELLESAGIAEAELLICAIDNPDANISLAGLIREKYPHVKLMMRAKSRMDASELLNMGISNVYRESLETSVRLASDVLHHMGFRRYTVHRQAQNFIKYDEESLRRLATEPMNSDQYVFKVREEMEQQEKLLEEDLKRGIVDNDHQWDSARIRKDAD is encoded by the coding sequence ATGAGTGGAAGTATTTTATTTCAGGCAATTATCTTTCTGGCAGGTGCCATTATTTGTGTTCCCATTGCCAAACGGTTTGGCTTAAGTTCTGTGCTCGGGTACCTCCTTGCGGGGATACTGATCGGTCCGTACGTACTCGGTTTTGTGGGTGAAGAAGGGGAAGACATCCTTCACTTTGCTGAATTCGGGGTGGTTATTATGCTTTTCCTCATCGGCCTGGAAATTGAGCCGAAGAGCTTCTGGAAAATGAGAAAGACTATTGTGGGAATGGGTGGCTCTCAGATGGCCATCACCCTGCTGCTGTTTTACCTGGCCTTTTTAACCATGGGTTTTAGCTGGCAGGTATCCCTCGTGATTTCGATGGCTGTGGTTTTGTCTTCTACGGCGATCGTCCTCCAAACCATCAAGGAAAAGGGATTGATGGACACGTCTTTTGGCTCTTCCGCCTTTTCTGTGCTTCTATTTCAGGACATCATCGTCATCCCCATGCTGGCGATCATTCCACTGCTGACCAACTCTGCACCCACAGAAGTAGCGGGAGGTCATGAGGGTGAATCGCATACCTATATCCTCGAGAATTTGCCATTGGGAATTCAAACCCTGGGGGTATTCCTTTCCGTGGTGCTGGTGGTTGTTGCTGGCCGATACCTGATCGTGCCTGTACTCAGACTTGTGGCCACTACCCGCTTGCGGGAGCTACTGACCGCCTCAGCCCTGCTGATTGTTTTAGGGCTTGCATTCACCATGGAGCTCGTGGGGTTAAGTCCGGCACTTGGGGCTTTTTTGGGTGGAGTGGTATTGGCCACCAGTGAGTTCAAACATGAACTTGAGAGTGACCTGGAGCCTTTCAAAGGGCTGCTGTTGGGTTTGTTTTTTATGGCCGTAGGTGCTTCAATCAATTTTATCGTCATTGGTGATAACCCACTGATGATTAGTGGATTGGTGTTTGGTGTCATTGTACTGAAGGCCATTGTCCTGTTTTTGGTAGGTACCTTTTTCAAAATGAAAATGGATCAAAAACTGCTCCTGAGCATTGGACTCGCTCAAATTGGAGAATTTGCGTTTGTTTTACTGTCCTTCGCTTTCCAGCTCAACATCCTGGATCGTGTGGATCTGGACATGATGCTGGTGGTGACGGCCCTTTCTATGACGTTGGCCCCTATTCTGGGCATTGTCAACGAGCGGTTCATCCTGCCTAAAGTAGGTACCAGACAGTCCGAGCCCAGGAAAATGGATCACATTGCCAAGACACATAAAATCATTCTGATCGGGTTTGGACACTTCGGCAGTACTATCGGTCGCTTTCTGAGATCTTATGGTATAGAGGCCACTATACTCGATCATGATTCCAACCGGGTGGATATTCTGAGAAAGATGGGTTTTGAAGTGTACTATGGGGATGCCACCAGAATTGAACTTCTGGAATCAGCTGGGATAGCGGAAGCCGAACTGTTGATTTGCGCCATTGACAACCCTGATGCCAACATTAGCTTAGCTGGTCTTATACGGGAAAAATACCCTCACGTAAAACTGATGATGCGTGCTAAAAGCCGGATGGATGCCTCTGAGCTCTTGAACATGGGTATTTCCAACGTCTATCGGGAATCCCTAGAAACATCCGTGCGATTAGCTAGTGATGTCCTCCATCATATGGGTTTTAGAAGATACACCGTACACCGGCAGGCTCAGAACTTTATCAAATACGACGAGGAAAGCCTCAGAAGACTGGCCACTGAACCGATGAACAGCGACCAGTATGTTTTCAAGGTAAGAGAGGAAATGGAGCAGCAGGAGAAGCTGCTCGAGGAAGACTTGAAAAGAGGTATCGTGGACAATGACCATCAATGGGACAGTGCACGAATCAGGAAAGACGCAGACTAG
- a CDS encoding RMD1 family protein: protein MDDKILYTAYHIADRIDVANYRLLHPEHLITKSSLELYYQLDITRYVYIVSYGAVVFAGMTKPDIEEYLKLLKASSIRPKSSATSDDLEILLGEREDEITLSFDTLALGTFNHSVNKMIMMHLAQSVALDHFNGLSQSILSEIKAYTHDMQVYGKVKLSQKKAMSFIGKTLNTKNTIAENLYILDSPDVAWENEYLDRLHDTLVRHFELVPRYREIDNTLKIVEDNLTVYMSYNHHRESSRLEWIIIILIIIEVLDTFASKLF, encoded by the coding sequence ATGGACGATAAAATACTATACACCGCTTATCACATTGCGGACAGGATAGATGTAGCGAACTACCGGCTACTTCATCCGGAGCACCTGATCACCAAAAGCTCCCTTGAGCTGTATTACCAATTAGACATCACACGATACGTCTATATCGTAAGCTATGGCGCTGTGGTGTTTGCAGGAATGACGAAGCCCGATATCGAAGAGTACCTCAAGCTCTTGAAGGCTTCATCCATTCGTCCTAAAAGCAGCGCGACATCTGATGATCTGGAGATTTTACTGGGTGAGAGAGAGGATGAAATCACCCTGAGTTTTGACACCCTTGCACTCGGCACTTTTAATCATTCTGTGAACAAGATGATCATGATGCACCTGGCGCAATCCGTGGCTCTTGATCATTTTAATGGCCTCAGTCAGTCTATTCTTAGTGAAATCAAGGCCTATACGCACGACATGCAGGTATATGGCAAAGTGAAACTGAGTCAGAAAAAAGCCATGAGCTTTATTGGCAAAACATTGAATACCAAAAACACCATTGCCGAAAACCTTTACATTCTGGATAGTCCGGATGTAGCCTGGGAAAATGAATACCTCGACAGACTTCATGACACACTGGTGCGTCATTTCGAACTGGTGCCACGCTACAGGGAGATCGACAATACCCTGAAGATTGTAGAGGATAATCTCACGGTGTATATGTCCTATAACCACCACCGGGAGAGCAGTCGCCTGGAATGGATCATTATCATCCTCATCATCATTGAGGTGCTTGATACCTTCGCTAGTAAACTCTTTTAG
- a CDS encoding DUF5777 family beta-barrel protein, producing the protein MLKHCLSTSIALIFSLTLAAQDDLLSMLEDERGDQKTLTEATFKGTRLINGHSIETRKKGVMDFIIAHRFGTIDGGGYELFGLDNATIRIGLEYALNDRLYLGLGRSSFEKTYDSFIKYRIVRQSTGEGSIPFSATWLSSIALKTLKDPEYDLSLANRLANTHSLLLARKLNSSISLQLVPTWVHRNLIRVEDINNDIFALGMGGRVKFSQRLALCVEYYHQFQQLNENTRNSLAIGIDLETGGHVFQLQFTNATSMVPKGFISETTNNFFDGEIHFGFNISRTFQVN; encoded by the coding sequence ATGCTAAAACATTGTTTATCTACATCAATCGCTCTGATATTTTCACTCACCTTAGCTGCTCAGGATGACCTGTTGTCAATGCTGGAGGATGAACGAGGGGATCAAAAGACATTGACTGAGGCCACCTTTAAGGGAACGAGACTTATTAATGGACATTCTATAGAAACCCGAAAAAAGGGGGTCATGGATTTTATCATTGCTCACCGCTTCGGTACCATCGATGGTGGTGGCTATGAACTTTTTGGGTTAGACAATGCCACCATCCGAATCGGGCTGGAGTATGCACTAAACGATCGACTCTACCTTGGGTTAGGTAGAAGTTCGTTCGAAAAGACCTATGACAGCTTTATTAAGTATCGAATAGTGCGTCAATCTACCGGAGAAGGTAGTATTCCCTTTTCCGCGACATGGTTGAGCTCTATTGCACTCAAGACACTAAAGGATCCAGAATATGACCTTAGTTTGGCAAATAGACTTGCCAATACACATTCTCTGCTCCTTGCCAGAAAGCTCAACAGCAGTATTTCTCTTCAATTGGTACCCACATGGGTCCATAGGAATTTGATCAGGGTAGAGGACATAAACAATGATATTTTTGCTCTCGGAATGGGGGGTAGGGTTAAGTTTTCACAGCGACTGGCCCTTTGTGTAGAATATTATCACCAGTTCCAGCAACTCAATGAAAACACAAGGAATTCATTGGCCATAGGGATAGATTTGGAGACGGGTGGCCATGTGTTTCAACTTCAGTTTACCAATGCCACGTCAATGGTTCCAAAAGGGTTCATTTCTGAAACTACCAATAACTTCTTTGATGGCGAAATCCATTTTGGTTTTAACATATCAAGAACGTTTCAGGTCAATTAG
- a CDS encoding YceI family protein yields the protein MLKIGILSLVMALCAIAQISAQGPILDRKGTASFFSEAPLENIEAINKEVLGAIDLNKGTLAVSMLIKGFHFDKSLMEEHFNENYLESEKFPKATFKGQIKNFADLDFSNSGSFEAEVSGEIEIHGVKKPLTTVVKFARTAATLTAATNFELSVAEFDIEIPSLVFQNIAEVVEVKALFNFSL from the coding sequence ATGTTGAAGATCGGAATACTATCACTGGTAATGGCATTATGTGCCATTGCTCAAATATCCGCCCAAGGGCCAATTTTAGACCGTAAAGGCACAGCCTCATTTTTCTCGGAAGCGCCTTTAGAAAACATTGAGGCCATTAATAAGGAGGTGCTAGGCGCTATTGATCTTAACAAAGGCACATTGGCAGTCTCAATGTTGATCAAAGGTTTTCATTTTGATAAAAGCCTGATGGAGGAACATTTCAATGAAAACTATCTCGAGTCTGAGAAATTCCCGAAGGCTACCTTTAAGGGGCAAATCAAAAACTTCGCTGATCTGGACTTCTCGAATAGCGGAAGTTTCGAGGCAGAGGTATCCGGCGAAATTGAAATCCATGGCGTGAAGAAGCCCCTCACAACAGTGGTGAAATTTGCCAGGACAGCAGCTACCCTGACCGCAGCCACTAATTTCGAACTCTCTGTGGCAGAGTTTGATATTGAAATCCCCTCACTCGTGTTTCAAAATATCGCCGAGGTGGTGGAAGTAAAAGCATTGTTCAACTTCTCACTTTGA
- a CDS encoding SprB repeat-containing protein: MNDRVLRLLYVLTFLLATSCQWEQMNPKIDCSTSPVVIATLEVQASQCDSPVGSFAVAASGGEPPYTFTSAGKTNVDGIFANMEAGSYIVVATDANDCTDELSVSIENTGGVNLTEVITNNAGCGTTDGSIRVNATGGMEPYSYQINNGEVQIGNTFEGLGLGTYSVAVIDQNGCESAQSVEINSGVSYEASIKSIIENNCAISGCHNGSVSPNLTSFSTIQSRASSIKTKTGNKSMPKGSSLSQQQIDLISCWVNDGALNN; this comes from the coding sequence ATGAACGATCGAGTCCTTAGATTGCTATATGTACTAACGTTTCTTCTGGCCACATCCTGCCAGTGGGAACAAATGAACCCAAAAATAGATTGCTCAACCTCCCCAGTGGTTATTGCGACATTGGAAGTTCAGGCATCTCAGTGCGACTCACCTGTAGGCAGCTTTGCGGTGGCTGCCTCTGGTGGGGAGCCTCCTTATACTTTTACATCTGCTGGCAAGACCAATGTGGATGGAATATTCGCCAATATGGAAGCTGGATCATATATCGTAGTGGCAACAGATGCAAATGACTGCACCGACGAGCTTTCAGTTTCCATTGAAAACACTGGTGGCGTAAATCTTACCGAAGTAATTACCAATAATGCTGGTTGTGGGACTACAGATGGCAGCATACGAGTGAATGCTACTGGAGGAATGGAACCCTATTCTTATCAGATCAATAACGGAGAAGTGCAAATTGGGAACACTTTTGAGGGGCTGGGGCTTGGGACTTATTCGGTTGCGGTGATTGATCAGAACGGATGTGAAAGTGCGCAAAGTGTGGAGATCAATTCTGGGGTGAGTTATGAAGCTTCCATAAAAAGCATCATTGAAAACAATTGCGCCATTTCTGGATGCCACAATGGTAGCGTTTCACCAAACTTGACTTCATTCAGCACCATACAATCAAGAGCCAGTTCCATCAAAACAAAAACCGGTAACAAATCAATGCCTAAAGGCTCTAGTCTCTCTCAGCAACAGATTGACCTGATAAGTTGCTGGGTAAATGATGGTGCTCTGAACAATTAA